One window from the genome of Bacillus weihaiensis encodes:
- a CDS encoding ABC transporter ATP-binding protein, with protein MTFEIQQLNKSFGQYHAVNNLNIKLEEGHILGMLGRNGAGKTTTIRMILDIIKPDSGSILWQGRPFSKKELTIGYLPEERGLYPKMNVLEQLIYLARLEGVPTKIAKQQALNWIERLDMTTTIKKKTEELSKGNQQKIQLISCLLHDPDFIILDEPFSGLDPVNAEMLKDVVKDLIKKRKTIIFCSHQMDSVETFCEQICMMKNGIKVLSGSLSEIKKSYGYRYLDIQSDENLETVLKERGISFEKQNKTFSIKLKNDQTPLDLIQEVEKSYGLRSVYLREPSLHQIFIEKTGA; from the coding sequence ATGACTTTCGAAATTCAACAATTAAATAAATCATTTGGCCAATATCATGCTGTTAATAACTTAAATATTAAGCTAGAGGAAGGGCATATCTTGGGTATGCTTGGAAGGAATGGAGCAGGAAAGACAACTACAATTAGAATGATCTTAGATATTATTAAACCGGATAGTGGATCCATTCTTTGGCAAGGCCGTCCTTTCTCCAAGAAAGAGTTAACAATCGGCTACCTTCCAGAAGAAAGAGGATTATATCCCAAAATGAATGTCTTGGAACAGTTAATCTATTTAGCTAGATTAGAAGGTGTTCCTACAAAAATTGCCAAACAGCAAGCCTTAAACTGGATAGAGAGACTTGATATGACCACAACAATTAAAAAGAAAACAGAAGAGTTGTCAAAAGGTAATCAGCAAAAGATTCAATTAATCAGCTGCTTACTTCATGATCCAGACTTTATTATTCTTGATGAACCGTTTAGTGGGTTAGATCCTGTAAATGCAGAAATGTTAAAAGATGTTGTAAAAGACCTCATAAAGAAGCGTAAAACGATTATATTTTGTAGTCATCAAATGGACAGTGTTGAAACATTTTGTGAGCAAATTTGCATGATGAAAAATGGTATTAAGGTTTTGTCAGGTTCATTGTCTGAAATCAAGAAGAGTTATGGCTATCGCTATTTAGATATACAATCTGATGAGAATCTTGAAACAGTATTAAAGGAAAGAGGAATTTCATTCGAAAAGCAAAATAAGACGTTCTCCATTAAACTTAAAAATGATCAAACGCCTTTAGATTTAATTCAAGAAGTAGAGAAATCTTATGGTCTACGAAGTGTGTATCTAAGGGAGCCGAGTTTGCACCAAATTTTCATTGAGAAAACGGGGGCGTAA